One segment of Balaenoptera ricei isolate mBalRic1 chromosome 8, mBalRic1.hap2, whole genome shotgun sequence DNA contains the following:
- the IDH3G gene encoding isocitrate dehydrogenase [NAD] subunit gamma, mitochondrial — protein sequence MALKMLIAARCSVKAVFPPTILGHSWEIFLGHETSLRSFSFKHNIPPAGKYGGWHAVTMTPGDGIGPELMLHIKNVFRHVCVPVDFEEVQITSTSSEEEEVHSAIMAVHQNHVALKGNFETDYNLPPSHKSQNSVFHSTLDLYANVIHFKSPLGVETRPKNKDILVVRESTEGEYSNLKHESVKGVIESLKITPKAKPLHVPEYAFQLAQQMGYEKVTAVHKANIMKLGDGLFLQCCREVASCYPQLIFEGMIVDSTTMQLVSWPQQFDAMVMPSLYGNIVNNVCTELVGGAGLVPSANYGHIYAVFEMPSRQSGKTITNKNVANPTAMLLASCIILDYLKLHSYATSIRIAVLASMENKDIQTPDIGGQDTTSDVIQNVIDDISVAN from the coding sequence ATGGCACTGAAGATGCTGATAGCTGCCAGGTGCTCTGTGAAGGCCGTGTTCCCACCAACTATTCTAGGCCATTCTTGGGAGATTTTCCTTGGCCATGAGACCTCACTGAGGAGCTTCTCTTTTAAACACAACATTCCTCCAGCAGGTAAGTATGGTGGGTGGCATGCTGTGACTATGACTCCTGGGGATGGCATTGGACCTGAACTTATGCTGCACATCAAGAATGTGTTCAGACATGTGTGTGTGCCCGTGGACTTTGAGGAGGTGCAGATTACCTCCACTTCTAGTGAAGAGGAAGAAGTTCACAGCGCCATCATGGCAGTCCATCAAAACCACGTGGCCTTGAAGGGCAACTTTGAAACTGACTACAACCTACCACCATCTCACAAATCACAAAACAGTGTGTTTCACAGTACTCTAGATCTCTATGCCAACGTCATTCATTTTAAGAGTCCACTAGGTGTGGAAACTAGGCCCAAGAACAAAGACATCTTAGTTGTTCGGGAAAGCACAGAGGGTGAATACAGCAACCTGAAACACGAGAGTGTGAAAGGAGTGATAGAGAGCCTAAAGATCACTCCTAAGGCCAAGCCTTTGCATGTTCCTGAATATGCTTTCCAGCTGGCCCAGCAGATGGGGTACGAGAAAGTGACAGCTGTGCACAAGGCCAACATCATGAAACTGGGAGATGGTCTCTTCCTCCAGTGCTGTAGGGAGGTGGCATCCTGCTATCCTCAGCTCATTTTTGAGGGCATGATTGTGGATAGCACCACCATGCAGCTGGTATCCTGGCCCCAGCAGTTTGATGCCATGGTGATGCCCAGTCTTTATGGCAACATTGTCAATAACGTCTGCACAGAGTTGGTTGGGGGAGCAGGCCTTGTGCCTAGTGCCAACTATGGCCACATATACGCGGTGTTTGAAATGCCCTCAAGGCAATCAGGCAAGACTATAACCAATAAGAATGTGGCCAACCCTACTGCCATGCTGCTGGCAAGTTGTATCATTCTGGATTACCTCAAGCTCCATTCCTATGCCACCTCCATTCGTATTGCAGTCTTGGCATCCATGGAGAACAAAGACATCCAAACACCAGACATTGGAGGCCAGGATACCACATCGGATGTCATTCAAAATGTTATAGATGACATCAGTGTTGCCAATTAA